The following proteins are co-located in the Aneurinibacillus sp. REN35 genome:
- a CDS encoding sulfite exporter TauE/SafE family protein: MGNEFIFICIILVASILQTSTGFGFSVMATPFLLLLFLPEEAVQINIILSLLISILLSIKIRKDINFMLLKRLTLGSLVGVPFGVLLFMTVNITSLKLGLGLLLLLLTLLLICNFKMKATQSRDFIVGGLSGILTTSIGMPGPPLLLYFTGTDTEKEKVRATTLAFFLFIYSISLLTQIFFTGTNKIVWESSLYALPIVFVGLFTGQMIFKWINQRVFRMFTYTLLICTGVYLVIESLRSL; this comes from the coding sequence TTGGGGAATGAATTCATCTTCATATGTATTATATTAGTGGCTTCTATACTGCAAACAAGTACAGGCTTCGGTTTTTCTGTCATGGCAACACCTTTTTTACTATTGCTATTTCTACCAGAGGAAGCCGTCCAAATCAACATTATTTTATCCTTGCTGATCTCCATATTACTAAGCATAAAGATAAGAAAAGATATTAATTTTATGCTATTAAAACGACTTACTTTAGGAAGTCTGGTTGGTGTCCCTTTTGGTGTTTTGCTTTTTATGACCGTCAACATTACTTCGTTAAAGTTAGGGCTCGGCCTACTTCTCTTGCTATTGACATTATTATTGATATGTAATTTCAAGATGAAGGCAACCCAATCTAGGGATTTCATAGTTGGTGGATTATCAGGAATTTTGACAACGAGCATCGGTATGCCGGGTCCTCCGTTGCTGCTTTACTTTACAGGAACCGATACTGAAAAAGAGAAGGTACGAGCCACAACACTAGCCTTTTTTCTCTTCATATATTCCATTAGTCTACTAACCCAGATATTCTTTACCGGGACCAACAAAATAGTATGGGAATCAAGCTTGTATGCCCTCCCCATTGTATTTGTTGGTTTATTTACAGGTCAAATGATTTTCAAATGGATTAATCAACGTGTTTTTAGAATGTTTACATATACGTTGTTGATTTGTACCGGAGTTTACCTTGTTATAGAAAGCTTGCGTTCATTATAA